The sequence below is a genomic window from Acidobacteriota bacterium.
AGAAGTCCGAGCCCATGGTCACCGTCGGGATCGAGATCGCCCACACGTCACCTTCTTCGGCCATGCGCGTCCTGAACGACCCGGCGATCATGTTCGTGATCTCGCCGATGGCGTCGGGCACCTCGCCGTTGACCTCCTCGGGAGGCTGACCGAGCATCGCCCCGGCGATCTCTCGTGCGGCGTCGAGCGTGCTGTAGAACGCCACGAGTCCGGTCGACGACCCCGCGAATCCGATGGTGCCGACGACGTTCGACCCCGGACGAAGCGCCTCGCCTTCGATGGGCAGTCCGCGCATCAGGCTCCGGAACACCATGGTCGCGAAGACCTCTTCGGTCGAGGCGACGAGCTTGTCAACGAACACAGGACTCACGGCAGGTCCTCCTGCAAGAAGCCGACCTCGAGCGCCCTACTTTGCCAGGACGGCGTCGATCTTCTCCTTGATCGTGTCGGGCGTGAACGGCTTGACGACGTAGTTGCTGACCCCCGCCCGCAGGGCCTCGGCGACGTCATCCTTGGCGGCGTTGGTCGTGACCATGAGGACCGGCAAGTGGGCGCAGGTCTCCATCGTGCGCACCGTGCGGATGAACTCGATGCCGCTCATCTCGGGCATGTTCCAGTCGGTCACGATCAGGTCCACCTTGGTGGCCGTGAGTTTCTCGATGCCCTCGCGGCCGTTGCCCGCTTCGACGAACTCCTGGTATCCGAGCTTACTGAGCGTGTTGATGATGATGCGGCGCATCGTGGACGAGTCATCAACGATCAGAAATCGCATGGGGCGGCTCCGAGGGATGTAAACTGGCGACCGGTGGACGTGACGTCCAGCCGAGGGAGTAATCGGCGTCGGCGGGGCCGCACTTGAGTCTTCGTGAGCGGCGTCGCACACGGGAGATGGCCGCGGCGACACGTCGCGCGGACGCAGGGCGGAGGGCGGGATGTCGAGGGAAGGTGGCCGTTCGGATCTACTGGCGAGAGGCCTCAAGGCCCGGGCGGCGGAACGGGAGCTGACGTTCGACGATCTCACGTATCTGAACCGGATGACGACCGTGGGGCAGGTCCTGCCGAACGTCGCGCACGAGCTGAACAACGGCTTCCAGGTGATCGGCGGCCTCGTCGAGATGCTGGCGAGTCGTGGCGACCTGCCGCCGGATGTCGTCGACAAGGTGGGCCGGATTGGCGCGCAGGTGGCGCGTGCGACCGGACTCGTCCAGGAGATTGTGGCTTTCGCGCGCCGCGATGGGGCCGGCATCGGTCTGGTGGACCTCGCCAAGGTCATCGACCGGACACTCGCGATGCGCCGCTACCACCTGGCCCGTGCGCGGATTGCCGTTCACGTCGAAGCGGGACGCCCGGGGGAGTCGTTCGTGCGCGCCGACGGGCACCACCTGCAGCAGTTGCTGCTCAACCTGCTCGTCAACGCCGAGCAGTCGCTCGGGGGGCGCGAGGCCCCAGCGATCTCCGTGCGCGTGAACGGGGACGAAGGGTGGGTCGAGTTGGCCGTGACGGACAACGGCGCGGGCATGGAGGGGCCGCTCTGCGATCTCGCGCGTCAGCCCTTCTTCACCACCCGAGGCGGAGGCGCGGCGGGGCTGGGGCTCTCGGTGGCGGTGGCGCTCGCGGAACACGAGGGCGGCCGGCTCACGCTCGACAGCCAGCCCGGCCACGGCACGACGGTCAAGCTGCGTCTGCCGCGGGCGCGCCCGGCCGAGGAACGCCCGTTAGAAGGGTAGGACCGGTCGTCAGGCGGTGGCGGGCTGCTCGTCGGCGAGGTTCAACCGGTGCAGCTTGTCGATGAGCGTGGTCCGGCTCAGCTGGAGCAGGCGGGCCGCCTGTCGCTTGTTGCCGCCCGTCTTCTCGAGACACCGCAGGATCAGCTCGCGTTCGAGCTGCGAAACCACCGAGGTGAAGCTGATGCCCTCGTCGGGGATCGCGACGGCCGGAAGCAGCAGCGACCCGCCGGGCTGGGCGATGTCCTCCGGGAGGCTCGTGGGGCGAATCTCCTTCTCCTGGCCGGTCAGGGCGACGGCGTGCTCGATGGCGTTCTCGAGTTGGCGGATGTTCCCGGGCCAGGAGTAGCTCATCAGGGCCCGGATCGTGTCCTGCGTCAGCGTCCGAAGCGGCAGGTTGTTGTTGCGGCACGACTTCTGCACGAAATGGCGGGCGAGCAGCGGGATGTCCTCGCGGCGATCCCGCAAGGGCGGCAACGTCAGCGGAATCACGTTCAGCCGATAGTACAGATCCTCGCGGAACGCGCCGTCCTTCACCAGCTTGCGCAGGTCGGTGTTGGTCGCAGCGACGATCCTGGCATCGAACTTGATAGGACGGGATTCGCCGACCCGCTCGATCTCGCGTTCCTGCAGGGCGCGAAGCAGCTTCGCCTGGAGGGGCAGCGGCATCAGCGCCACTTCGTCGATGAAGAGCGTGCCGCGGTGGGCGAGCTCGAAGCGACCGATGCGCGCGGCGATCGCCCCGGTGAACGCCCCCTTCGAATGGCCGAAGAGTTCGGCCTCGGCAAGCGGTTCGGGAATCGCCGCCGCGTTGAAGGCGACGAACCGCTGGTCGGCACGCGGGCTGTTGTGATGAATCGTCCTCGCGATGAGCTCCTTGCCCGTGCCGGTCTCGCCGTGAATGAGCACGGTGCTGTTCATCGGCGCGACCAGTTCCAGCGTCGAGAACACCTGCTGCATTGGCGCGCTCTGGCCGATGACGCTGTCGAAACGGTAGCGGTCGCGCAGCTGGGCCCGCAGCTCGGCGTTCTCCTGCTTCAGCCGCCGCTGATCCAGACCGCTCGACAGCACCCGCGACAACTGCGCGAGCTGGAACGGCTTGATGAGGAAATCGATGGCCCCTCGCTTCATGGCGGCGACCGCTTCGGCGACACCGCCAAAGCCGGTCATCATGACCGCCAGCACCTCCGGGTAGCGCGTGAGTGCCGCGTCGAGCACCTCCATCCCGTCGGCGTCGGGCAGGCGCAGGTCGATGACGAGCGCGTCGTAGGCGAACGACTTCAGCCGTTCGAGGGCCTCGGCCGCATCGGCGGCCTGCGCGACCACGAACCCGTCGTTCGTGAGGGCCTCGGCCACCAGCGTGCGAAGATCGGCCTCGTCGTCGACCACGAGCACCGTGGACTGCATCTGCGAGTTGAGAGCCATAGACGCCAGGGGAAGGGAGCCGGAAAACCGTCCATCGAGGCGGGGGAGCACCACCTCTCGCCGTCCAAAGTCAAGGCATTGTACTCGAAATCGGCCACGGGTGGTCCAGAAAATGTCCACGTGGCCGATTATCCGACATAGGTCTCCGGTGTCCGCCCAGGCCCGCCCATGACGAACCTCTCCCCGCCGCTCGCCCCCTTCGACGTCCTCGTCGTCGACGATGAGCCTGATGTGCTGGACCTGCTGGCCGAGTACTTCCGGAATCGTGGGCTTCCCGTCACCGTCGCGACCGACGGACGTGCCGCGGTGGCCGAGCTGGCGCGCGACCCCTCGCGCTTCGGCCTCGTTGTGACCGACTTGCACCTGCCGGGTGTCGACGGCCTGGCCGTCCTCGAGGCCGCGCGACGAGCCAACCCGTCGTGCTTCGTGATCATCATCACGGGCTACGCCTCTCTCGACTCAGCCATCCAGGCCGTCCGCCTCGGGGCCTACGACTACCTGACCAAACCGTTCTCGCTCGGCCAGATCGACATCGTCCTCGAGCGCCTGCACGACCGGCTGGCGCTCGAGCGGGAGAACCGGCGGCTGCTCAAGCAAATCGGGCAGCGCGACCCGGCCGAAGCCCGTACGCCGGTGCTCGCCCGTCTCGACAGCATCGACGCCCGGCTCGCCCGCCTCGAAGCGGCGCTCCGGGAACTCGCCGAGCGCCGCACGTTCCCTTCGTGAAGGTGCCCGCAGCCGCGCCTTGGGCGAAGTCGACGACCCCCCGGCGGGGGTGTCGGTCTGCCGACGACATCCACGAGGGCAGAATCTGGCCAGTTTCGCGGATTTCACCCGGAATCCGCGTTCCCGCCGCCGGGCACCCTTCTTGCTCCCCGGCTTGATGGTTCCGGTCGGACGGATCATCGACCGCCGACTGCGAATCTTGAGGGTCCGCGATGAGTGACATCAGCGACGCCGCACTTGCCGCCACGCTCCGGCGCTACATGACCGTGGCCGCCGCCAAGCAGGTCGTGGCCGCGGGCAACCTGGCCAACGTCAGCACGCCCGGGTTCAAGGCGCGCGAACTCGATTTCTCGGCCACCCTCGACCAGAAGGTCCAGGGCCACGTGCTCAAGGTGACCCACCCCGGTCATCAGCAGGCGGGCGGGGCGAGCTCCGCTCTTGCCACGACCGAAGTACGTGGGCTCGATGCCCGGCGCGACGGCAACACCGTGCACACCGACCGCGAGCTGTTGGCGATGACCCGGGCGGCGGGCGAGTTCGCGCGGGCGCAGACGGCGCTCGCCGCGAAGTTCCGCCTGGTCCGCTACGCCATCAACGAAGGCCGGTAACCGGAAGGGGAATCGCGATGTCCACCCTCAGTGCCGCCGTCGACGCCGCCGCGAGCGCCCTGGCCGCCGAACGCCTGCGGATCGAGGTGGCGGTTTCGAACCTGGCCAACGCCGAGTCGACCCGCGGACCCGACGGCACCGCCTACCGTCGGCGCGACGTCGTGCTCGAGTCGCGACCCGTGGAGTCGTTCGACGCGGCGCTCGGGCGGGCCACGGCGACCGGCGTGCGCGTGGCGGCGGTCATCGAGGACCAGACCCCGGCGCAGCGCCGCTACGAGCCATCGCACCCGGACGCCGACGCGGAGGGCTACGTTGCACTGCCCAACGTCAACCCGGCGGAGGAGATGGTCGACATGCTGAGCGCCTCGCGCGCGTACCAGGCCAACCTGACGGCGATTTCGCTCATTCGCGACCTCGTGCAGCGGGCCCTCGAGCTCGGACGCGGATGAGCGGACCGACGCGGGTGAAGGCTGGCGTCCCGCCGTTCTGATGGAGGACGGACCCTCATGATCGAACAACTTGTCGGACGCATCCAACCGCTGCCCACCGGCCAGACCGGCGCGACGGGCACGACCGCCGGCGCCCCCGGGTTCAGCGAGGCCCTGCAACGGATGGTCTCGGCGGTCGATTCGACCAACGCGGAGGCCAATGGCGCAGTGACGCGCATGCTCGAGGGCCGCGGCGACGTCCACGACGCGATGATCGCGCTGCAGCGCGCCGACCTGACGCTGCAGCTCACCGTGCAGGTCAAGAACAAGCTGGTGCAGGCGTACCAGGAAATCATGCGCATGCCCGTCTAGCGCCGAACCCAACCATCAACGCGTGCGGCACCCGTGAACCCTCAACAGCTCCTCGAACGCCTCACCGCCCTCCGAGGCGGTCTCACCAACGCACAACTGGCATCGCTCGCCGGAGCGTTCGTGCTGGTCGTCAGCCTCGTCGCGGGGTCGGCCTACTGGCTCAACGCGCCGACCTACCGCCTGCTGTTCTCCGACATGGACGCCGAGTCGGCGTCACAGGTCGCCGACCGCCTCCGCTCGCTCGACGTGCCGTACCAATTGACCGACGGCGGCCGGTCGGTCCGCGTGCCGGAGAGCCAGATCGACCAGTTGCGGATCGACTTCGCCTCGCAGGGGCTGCCGGTGTCGGGACGCATCGGGTTCGAGATCTTCGACCGCACCGCCTTCGGACAGACCGAGTTCCTCGAGCAGGTGAACTACCGCCGGGCGCTCGAAGGAGAGATCGCCCGGACCATTGCCACGATCGCCGAGGTGGAGGGCGCTCGCGTGCACATCGCGATGGCCCGCGACTCGGTCTTCAGCGCGCGCCAGCAGCCGGCCAAGGCCTCGGTCGTCGTGAAGCTGCGCAAGGACCGGCCGCTGTCGACGGCGTCCGTGAGCGGCATCACGAGCCTCGTTGCGGCCAGTGTCGAGGGCCTCCGGCCCGAATCGGTCGTCATCGTCGACAGCTTCGGCCGGCCGCTCTCGCCGCGAGTCGACGACGCGAACGAGCCGCTCGGGTCGGCGCAGATCGAACGCCAGCAGCGCTACGAGCGCGACCTCGCCGAACGCGTGGTCGCCCTGCTCGAGCCGGTGGTGGGCGTCGACCGGGTCAGAGTGAACGTCGCCGCGCGCATCAACCTCGATTCCGAGGACCAGCTCGAGGAGCGCTACGAGCCGGCCGGCGTGATCCGCAGCCGTACGGTGACCCTCGAGGGAGGCGCCGGCGCGGCGCTCGCCCAGGGCGTGGCCGGTGCGCGGGCGAACCTGCCGGGTGCGGTCGAACCGGGCGCAGACCAGCCCTCGACTCCATCGCTGGCCCCGGCGGCGGCGGCGACGGCGGTCGCCGGGCCGACGCGCAGCGCCGAGACGACCAACTACGAGCTGAGCAAGGTCGTTCGCCACACCGTGCGGCCGCGGGGCGACATCGCGCGGATCTCGGTGGCGGTGATCCTCGACGACCAGCACGTCGCCCAGAAGGGCGACGACGGGCGTGTGAGCTGGTCGGTCAAGCCGCGCGAGGCCGCCGAAGTGCAGAAGATCCACGGCCTCGTGGCCGCGGCGGTCGGCCTCGACCCGGCCCGCGGCGACCAGCTGACCGTCGAGAACATCGGCTTCGGCGAGCTGCTCGAGGACGACCCCCCGGTGCCGGGCTGGTACGAGCGGTTCGGTCCCCAGCTCAACGAGCTCGGCCGGATCTTCGCCGTGATCGTGCTCGGTGGCCTCGCGTTCGCCTTCGTCGGCCGTCCGCTCGTGCGCCGGGCCCTTCCCATCGCGTCGGCCTCGCGCGTCGAGGCGACGGTGCTGCCGCCGCACCAGCTGCCGCGCACGATCGAGGAGCTCGAGGGGGAGATCGAAGCCCAGCTCGACATGGAGGCCGCCGCCCGGCAGTCGGATCGCAAGATGCCGGTGCTGACGAAGCGCGTCGCGTCGCTCGCGCAGAAGGAGCCTGAGAGC
It includes:
- a CDS encoding chemotaxis protein CheX, whose translation is MSPVFVDKLVASTEEVFATMVFRSLMRGLPIEGEALRPGSNVVGTIGFAGSSTGLVAFYSTLDAAREIAGAMLGQPPEEVNGEVPDAIGEITNMIAGSFRTRMAEEGDVWAISIPTVTMGSDFYIKPMTRGRRILLPFRMDDHEIFVELIVTS
- a CDS encoding response regulator, with translation MRFLIVDDSSTMRRIIINTLSKLGYQEFVEAGNGREGIEKLTATKVDLIVTDWNMPEMSGIEFIRTVRTMETCAHLPVLMVTTNAAKDDVAEALRAGVSNYVVKPFTPDTIKEKIDAVLAK
- a CDS encoding HAMP domain-containing histidine kinase is translated as MSREGGRSDLLARGLKARAAERELTFDDLTYLNRMTTVGQVLPNVAHELNNGFQVIGGLVEMLASRGDLPPDVVDKVGRIGAQVARATGLVQEIVAFARRDGAGIGLVDLAKVIDRTLAMRRYHLARARIAVHVEAGRPGESFVRADGHHLQQLLLNLLVNAEQSLGGREAPAISVRVNGDEGWVELAVTDNGAGMEGPLCDLARQPFFTTRGGGAAGLGLSVAVALAEHEGGRLTLDSQPGHGTTVKLRLPRARPAEERPLEG
- a CDS encoding sigma-54 dependent transcriptional regulator; amino-acid sequence: MALNSQMQSTVLVVDDEADLRTLVAEALTNDGFVVAQAADAAEALERLKSFAYDALVIDLRLPDADGMEVLDAALTRYPEVLAVMMTGFGGVAEAVAAMKRGAIDFLIKPFQLAQLSRVLSSGLDQRRLKQENAELRAQLRDRYRFDSVIGQSAPMQQVFSTLELVAPMNSTVLIHGETGTGKELIARTIHHNSPRADQRFVAFNAAAIPEPLAEAELFGHSKGAFTGAIAARIGRFELAHRGTLFIDEVALMPLPLQAKLLRALQEREIERVGESRPIKFDARIVAATNTDLRKLVKDGAFREDLYYRLNVIPLTLPPLRDRREDIPLLARHFVQKSCRNNNLPLRTLTQDTIRALMSYSWPGNIRQLENAIEHAVALTGQEKEIRPTSLPEDIAQPGGSLLLPAVAIPDEGISFTSVVSQLERELILRCLEKTGGNKRQAARLLQLSRTTLIDKLHRLNLADEQPATA
- a CDS encoding response regulator, coding for MTNLSPPLAPFDVLVVDDEPDVLDLLAEYFRNRGLPVTVATDGRAAVAELARDPSRFGLVVTDLHLPGVDGLAVLEAARRANPSCFVIIITGYASLDSAIQAVRLGAYDYLTKPFSLGQIDIVLERLHDRLALERENRRLLKQIGQRDPAEARTPVLARLDSIDARLARLEAALRELAERRTFPS
- the flgB gene encoding flagellar basal body rod protein FlgB, with product MSDISDAALAATLRRYMTVAAAKQVVAAGNLANVSTPGFKARELDFSATLDQKVQGHVLKVTHPGHQQAGGASSALATTEVRGLDARRDGNTVHTDRELLAMTRAAGEFARAQTALAAKFRLVRYAINEGR
- the flgC gene encoding flagellar basal body rod protein FlgC, with translation MSTLSAAVDAAASALAAERLRIEVAVSNLANAESTRGPDGTAYRRRDVVLESRPVESFDAALGRATATGVRVAAVIEDQTPAQRRYEPSHPDADAEGYVALPNVNPAEEMVDMLSASRAYQANLTAISLIRDLVQRALELGRG
- the fliE gene encoding flagellar hook-basal body complex protein FliE, which encodes MIEQLVGRIQPLPTGQTGATGTTAGAPGFSEALQRMVSAVDSTNAEANGAVTRMLEGRGDVHDAMIALQRADLTLQLTVQVKNKLVQAYQEIMRMPV
- the fliF gene encoding flagellar M-ring protein FliF gives rise to the protein MNPQQLLERLTALRGGLTNAQLASLAGAFVLVVSLVAGSAYWLNAPTYRLLFSDMDAESASQVADRLRSLDVPYQLTDGGRSVRVPESQIDQLRIDFASQGLPVSGRIGFEIFDRTAFGQTEFLEQVNYRRALEGEIARTIATIAEVEGARVHIAMARDSVFSARQQPAKASVVVKLRKDRPLSTASVSGITSLVAASVEGLRPESVVIVDSFGRPLSPRVDDANEPLGSAQIERQQRYERDLAERVVALLEPVVGVDRVRVNVAARINLDSEDQLEERYEPAGVIRSRTVTLEGGAGAALAQGVAGARANLPGAVEPGADQPSTPSLAPAAAATAVAGPTRSAETTNYELSKVVRHTVRPRGDIARISVAVILDDQHVAQKGDDGRVSWSVKPREAAEVQKIHGLVAAAVGLDPARGDQLTVENIGFGELLEDDPPVPGWYERFGPQLNELGRIFAVIVLGGLAFAFVGRPLVRRALPIASASRVEATVLPPHQLPRTIEELEGEIEAQLDMEAAARQSDRKMPVLTKRVASLAQKEPESAARLIRTWLIEDKK